The Xyrauchen texanus isolate HMW12.3.18 chromosome 19, RBS_HiC_50CHRs, whole genome shotgun sequence genome segment AGCTTTTCTTGTTGGATAGCCAAAATACAGTTTACAAATTAATTGGGCCAGTTCTGGTAAAACAGGATCTAGATGAAGCTAAAGCAACAGTGGGCAAGAGATTGGAATACATCAATGGTGAAATGTATGtctaaattatatcaaataatattGCATTGATTTTCTGAAACAACTTTATGTGAAGTTAATTGGTTTCTCATCTCAGTCAGCGCTATGAAAATGTACTGAAGGACATGGAGAGGAAGTCTGAGCAGCACCGAGAAGTTCTATCCAGCCTACAGCAGGAATACCAGCGGGCTCAGGGTCAACCTGTTGGGAAAGTCTAAATGgattataattatgtttattgacTGGGACACTAGTCGTATCCAGCGATACTCAAGAGACTGAATATACCTGCTAATAACACATGCTTGTTCACATGTCCATTAACAGAATGCTGGAGGTTTTTGTTTAACGCTAGTAGGCTATCAATAAATTTTTTTCTGTTTCCACTTGTTGTCCTTgcagttaataaaaaataaaataaaaaacacaaacccCCACTGAAGTCTAGAGAAaatgcaaattaaataataatttggttAAGACAATAGAGTGGGACATTTTAGGATACAAGCCTAAAGTGAATACAATCCTTATTTTGCTTTGGAGTAAGCTTTGTGTTTTCAATACATTTCCACTGGGAATTATTAACTTGAAAAATTTACATTATATGCACATTGCattaactacaaactaatttgTTTCAAACCTCAAAatgtaagaaaacaaaacaacaatatttatatatatacaatgcatccggaatgtattctcactgcttcactttttccacattttggtATGTTTCAGCCTTATTTGAAAATTGAGTAAATTCATTGTTTTCctcacaattctacaaacaagaccccataatgacaacgtgaaagaagtttgcttgaaatctttgcaaatgtattaaaaataaaaaacggaaaaatcacatgtacataagtactcACAGCCTTtcccatgacactcaaaattgagctcaggtgcatcctgtttccactgatcatccatgagatgtttctacaacttgattggagtccacctgtggtaaattcagttgattggacaagatttggaaaggcacacacctgacCATTTAAGATCCCATaactgcatgtcagagcacaaaccaaatcCCAGGatttgtctgtagacctccgagacaggattgtattgaggcacagatctggggaagggttcagaaaaatttctgcagcatttaaGGTCccaaagagcacagtggcctccatcatccataaatggaagaaatttggaacctccaggactcttcctagagctggctgcctggccaaactgagtgatcgggggagaagggccttagtcagggaggtgttCAAGAACCTGATaacactctgacagagctccagcatttctctgtggagagaggagaaccttccagaagaacaaccatttctgcagcactccaccaatcaggcctgtatggtagagtggccagatggaagccactcctcagtaaaaggcacttgACAGTCtgcttggagtttgccaaaaggcacctgaaggactctcagaccatgagaaataaaagattgaactcttggcttgaatggcaagtgtcatgtctggaggaaaccaggcactgctcatcacctggccaataccatccctacagtgaagcatggtggtggcagcatcatgctgtggggatgtttttcagcagcagggactggaagactagtcaggatcgagggaaagatgaatgcagcaatgtacagagacatccttgatgaaaacctgctccagagcgcccTGGACCtgagactggggcgaaggttcatttCCCAACAAggcaatgaccctaagcacacagccaagatatcaaaggagtggctatgggacaactctttGAATGTtccacaaaatgtggaaaaaatgaagcgctgtgaatactttctggatgcactgtaaatgaAACATTTTCCCTAATAAATTAGCTCTGAAGGAAAGTGGGCCTGATGTATCAGGTTAGCTGTGCCAATGGCTCAAATAAAgatagcaaaatcaataaagcagaCATTGCATCCAATGAAATGCAAGAAATAATATTACGTTGATCTTGTTAAAAAAAAGGCAGCAAAGTGGTGGCAAAATGTCTTTGAAGAAT includes the following:
- the pfdn6 gene encoding prefoldin subunit 6; translation: MAEAIQKKLQSEVEKYQQLQKDVSKSMSARQKLEAQLTENNIVKEELFLLDSQNTVYKLIGPVLVKQDLDEAKATVGKRLEYINGEIQRYENVLKDMERKSEQHREVLSSLQQEYQRAQGQPVGKV